In Eleutherodactylus coqui strain aEleCoq1 chromosome 11, aEleCoq1.hap1, whole genome shotgun sequence, a single window of DNA contains:
- the LOC136581594 gene encoding NAD(P)H dehydrogenase [quinone] 1-like — protein sequence MDGTLTGKTALIVFAHQERTSFNYAMKEAAQAALQKKGWTVLVSDLYEMKFNAILSRDDIRGEPKHPNKFKYGLETLLAWKEGRLARDIEEEQKKLDKADLVIFQFPMYWSGPPAIMKGWMERVFSEGFAYSLEFMYCEGPFKNKKTLLSFTTGGCESMTTPRGMAGDMNVILWPLQRGILNFCGFQVLPPQIAYNVAHETQEVRVGMLKSWEKRLETIWDEKPIRFLPNQDFEGESGGYLLKEEVEEARSADKYGPTVGQNLGKPLPPDSQLKSEGTGL from the exons GTAAAACGGCGCTGATTGTATTCGCTCACCAAGAGCGGACATCGTTCAACTACGCCATGAAGGAAGCGGCTCAGGCAGCTTTACAGAAGAAGGGCTGGACGGTTCTTGTGTCCGATCTGTATGAGATGAAGTTTAACGCTATCCTGTCACGTGATGATATCAGGG gtgagcccAAGCACCCAAATAAGTTCAAATATGGTTTAGAGACTCTGCTAGCGTGGAAGGAGGGACGCCTCGCCAGGGACATTGAAGAAGAGCAGAAGAAGCTGGACAAGGCTGACCTAGTGATCTTTCAG TTTCCTATGTACTGGTCTGGGCCACCCGCCATAATGAAAGGATGGATGGAACGAGTCTTCTCTGAAGGGTTTGCGTATAGCCTCGAATTCATGTATTGTGAGGGACCATTCAAG aataagAAAACCCTGTTGTCCTTCACCACTGGTGGCTGTGAGTCAATGACAACACCCAGAGGGATGGCTGGAGACATGAATGTTATTCTGTGGCCTCTCCAG AGGGGCATTTTAAATTTTTGTGGATTCCAAGTCCTGCCGCCTCAAATTGCATACAATGTGGCACATGAAACTCAGGAAGTTCGTGTTGGGATGCTGAAGAGCTGGGAGAAGAGACTGGAGACAATCTGGGACGAGAAGCCCATCAGATTCCTTCCCAACCAGGACTTTGAGGGTGAGTCTGGTGGATATTTGCTGaaggaggaagtggaggaggcCAGGTCTGCTGATAAGTACGGCCCAACCGTCGGGCAAAACCTGGGCAAACCTCTGCCACCTGACAGCCAGCTGAAGTCTGAAGGCACCGGCTTATGA